Proteins from one Flavobacterium sp. N2038 genomic window:
- a CDS encoding ketopantoate reductase family protein has product MKTKIGILGLGGVGGYFGGLLAKAYSDSKDVEIVFIARGETKKAIAENGLKIITDDFETIVHPDLVSNDPQEIGVLDYLICATKTYDIEESLSALKNCITGKTIILPLYNGVDAQERIQEIFPENEVLQGCVYIISMIFAPGTIRKMGFYEKLFFGSKTAPASKLQELQAILQHAKIESYLVKNIDETVWEKFIFISALATTTSYLNQNIGEVLTNLESKVVYIELLHEIEDVANAKGLKLPEDIVAQTIVKLEKSPREATSSMHRDLLAGKNTEVYSLTKFVVNEGKKHGIKTPLYEKIANVLMK; this is encoded by the coding sequence ATGAAAACAAAAATTGGAATTTTAGGACTTGGAGGTGTAGGTGGATATTTTGGTGGACTTTTGGCGAAAGCCTACTCTGATTCTAAAGATGTTGAAATAGTATTTATTGCTCGTGGTGAAACTAAAAAAGCCATTGCCGAAAACGGATTGAAGATTATAACGGATGATTTTGAAACGATTGTTCATCCGGATTTAGTATCAAATGATCCGCAAGAAATTGGAGTACTGGATTATTTAATTTGCGCTACAAAAACATACGATATAGAAGAGAGTTTAAGTGCTCTTAAAAACTGTATTACTGGGAAAACGATAATTCTTCCCTTGTATAATGGAGTAGACGCACAGGAAAGAATTCAGGAAATATTTCCGGAGAATGAAGTCTTACAAGGTTGTGTTTATATTATTTCAATGATTTTTGCGCCCGGAACCATTCGTAAAATGGGGTTTTATGAGAAACTTTTTTTTGGTTCTAAAACTGCTCCGGCTTCAAAACTCCAAGAATTACAGGCTATTTTGCAACATGCAAAAATAGAAAGTTATCTGGTTAAGAATATTGATGAAACAGTTTGGGAAAAATTCATTTTTATTTCGGCTCTCGCTACTACAACATCTTATCTGAATCAGAATATTGGTGAGGTTTTAACCAATTTAGAATCAAAAGTAGTTTATATCGAATTGCTTCATGAAATTGAAGATGTAGCCAATGCAAAAGGTTTAAAATTGCCGGAAGATATTGTAGCGCAAACTATTGTTAAACTGGAAAAATCGCCCAGAGAAGCTACTTCATCAATGCACAGGGACTTACTGGCGGGTAAAAACACAGAGGTTTATTCTCTCACTAAATTTGTTGTTAACGAAGGAAAAAAACACGGCATAAAAACGCCTCTTTACGAAAAGATCGCCAATGTCTTAATGAAGTAA
- a CDS encoding response regulator transcription factor, giving the protein MKRLLLAEDDFDFATILKQYLELHQFDVIWAENGEIALDYFQNQTFDICVFDVMMPKLDGFSLAEKIITINPEIPFIFLTARKLKEDKIIGLKLGADDYIVKPFEVDELVLRLQNILKRIEQKRSLDGNNIIEIGSYIFDNERLTLNNKNHVQQLTEMEASLIEYLYLNHNQLLKRDQILMSVWKKDDYFSGRSMDVFISRLRKYFNSDPKIKIESVRNIGLEFKIEKP; this is encoded by the coding sequence TTGAAAAGATTACTTTTAGCCGAAGACGATTTTGATTTTGCTACGATTTTAAAACAATACCTAGAACTACATCAATTTGATGTAATCTGGGCAGAAAATGGCGAAATAGCTTTAGACTATTTTCAAAACCAGACATTTGATATCTGTGTGTTTGATGTAATGATGCCCAAATTGGACGGATTTTCATTGGCCGAAAAAATAATTACAATCAATCCCGAAATTCCATTTATTTTTCTAACGGCAAGAAAGTTAAAAGAAGACAAAATTATAGGTTTAAAACTTGGTGCCGACGATTATATTGTCAAACCTTTTGAAGTCGATGAACTGGTTTTGCGTTTGCAGAATATTTTAAAAAGAATCGAACAAAAAAGAAGTCTAGACGGAAATAATATAATTGAAATTGGTTCGTATATTTTTGACAATGAAAGACTAACACTCAATAATAAAAATCACGTGCAGCAACTTACAGAAATGGAAGCATCTCTTATAGAATACTTGTATCTAAATCATAATCAGTTATTAAAAAGAGATCAGATTTTAATGTCGGTATGGAAAAAAGACGATTATTTCTCCGGACGAAGCATGGATGTATTTATCAGCAGACTCAGAAAATATTTTAATTCTGATCCGAAAATCAAAATAGAAAGTGTTCGGAATATTGGCTTAGAATTTAAAATAGAAAAACCTTGA
- a CDS encoding sensor histidine kinase: protein MKQRINLLIALSVVALFVLSTVQCYLVKTAYDYKVAQFHTQIKNEIAQITNNYSDIDSALVSKKEALYKNLSEKYIKGKSSKIDIKQRILESEYQSALTTAIQRKFERDLPNFKIDFAIVLNKFILYKNAKKADTIFSEKPFIQNKLYGNLASLNHAFLVRNYVGTTNGTFENQDYKLLTEDSMYVSVIDWEMIILRRMTFILILSLFSIATLISLFIIAIKALIKQKKVSDVKTDFINNITHELKTPLATLSISTKILEQKNIRDNDDNFNAIINTISRQNNRLQNLIDQVMANSLAENELELQKEKIETEDFLLSIVNDFKITFPKIDLKTDFQTSKTILALDKFHLTTAFLNVLENAVKYGSKAITIRTSIVENQFSISIEDDGIGIPKNKQSFLFDKFYRVQQGNLHNTKGLGLGLYYVNQIVKAHHGTVNVVSDLGKGTQFTILLKV from the coding sequence ATGAAACAAAGAATCAATTTATTAATAGCACTTTCTGTCGTCGCACTATTTGTTTTGTCGACCGTACAATGCTATTTAGTAAAAACTGCCTACGATTATAAAGTGGCACAGTTTCATACACAGATCAAAAATGAAATTGCCCAGATTACAAATAATTACAGCGATATTGATTCGGCTTTAGTTTCCAAAAAAGAAGCACTATATAAGAATTTATCGGAAAAATACATTAAAGGAAAAAGTTCTAAAATAGATATAAAACAAAGAATTTTAGAAAGTGAATACCAAAGCGCATTAACTACAGCAATTCAACGAAAATTTGAGCGCGATTTGCCCAACTTCAAAATTGATTTTGCTATTGTACTTAATAAATTCATTCTTTATAAAAACGCTAAAAAAGCCGATACGATTTTCTCAGAAAAGCCTTTTATTCAAAACAAATTATACGGCAATCTGGCTTCATTAAACCATGCTTTTTTGGTTCGGAATTATGTTGGGACCACAAACGGAACTTTTGAAAATCAGGATTATAAATTACTAACCGAAGATTCGATGTACGTCTCGGTTATCGATTGGGAAATGATTATCTTAAGACGAATGACCTTTATTTTAATTCTTTCGTTATTCTCGATCGCAACTTTAATCAGTCTCTTTATCATTGCTATTAAAGCCCTGATAAAACAGAAAAAAGTAAGTGATGTCAAAACCGATTTTATTAATAATATCACACACGAACTCAAAACGCCTTTAGCAACTTTAAGTATTTCAACCAAGATTTTAGAACAGAAAAATATTCGGGACAACGACGATAATTTCAATGCTATTATAAATACTATTTCACGCCAGAACAATCGTCTTCAGAATTTGATTGATCAGGTTATGGCAAATTCTTTGGCTGAAAATGAATTAGAATTGCAGAAAGAAAAGATAGAAACTGAAGATTTTCTTCTTTCAATTGTAAACGATTTTAAAATTACTTTTCCAAAAATTGATCTAAAAACTGATTTTCAAACCTCGAAAACCATTTTAGCACTGGATAAATTCCATCTGACAACGGCTTTTTTGAATGTATTGGAAAATGCTGTAAAATATGGCTCCAAAGCCATTACAATCAGAACCAGCATTGTAGAGAATCAATTTTCTATTAGTATTGAAGATGACGGAATTGGCATTCCTAAAAACAAACAATCCTTCCTTTTTGATAAGTTTTATCGTGTGCAACAAGGAAATCTTCATAATACAAAAGGCTTAGGTTTAGGTCTTTATTATGTAAATCAAATTGTAAAAGCGCATCATGGCACTGTTAACGTCGTGAGTGATTTAGGAAAAGGAACTCAGTTTACTATTTTATTAAAAGTTTAA
- a CDS encoding outer membrane beta-barrel family protein — protein sequence MNYLPFKLFLAVLFFFLSFIANAQNETSKDSISNQLNEIVINQDKKTFTNSNGNIKVDVANSVYNTIPNPVDLLAKLPTIQISPDREKISIVGKGNPLIYIDNQKAEMNDLNALAVADIKTIEIIQNPSSKYEAEGRAVILITRKLSRKDSFRTEISEVASFKKNYNNYLGFNSSFKKNKLEWKVNFNYNRLNPWENHSIDYQIPEASIESNYDVSATTKRNKYVFGGGLFYKINDEDYFSVNVSGRLQSDTFDINTFTYNKNQNEVNNVFTFSENSSSKNFVNSFLNYSKKIKSINTVLFTGFQYSNFNQNLSSLVENNFNETEFELSQNRDQKFNVDVFSGRIDLEKKFKNEMNLEYGGLYLMANSKSDTDIFDFEKGENTGFNYDFKESNSAVYTQFSGKIKKVDFSVGLRLENTKAKGKFKSDFLPSIDKNYTNFFPKAQFTFPIDSTKSINVNYAKSIIRPNYSSLSQIATYINPYFIYGSNINLNPTFTDEISTAFQYHDKSVKITFYRNRNPVYGDFVFNDQTNVLTFTELNFDKETGFNIDFTLPFTYKFWTTTNSLIFIKNKIEDDTALYNSSKPYLYYYSNNTFKLPKDFTFAFSFWGMTKQKEGVFERRANFIFDMSLAKSFGKNWNCTLNYNDVFKNTIYAEKFTVSGISSKSRYLVDANEISIAIRYTFGKIKESEFKEKNIDENESRIR from the coding sequence ATGAACTATCTGCCTTTTAAACTTTTTCTTGCGGTACTATTTTTTTTCTTGTCCTTTATAGCAAACGCTCAAAATGAAACTTCAAAAGATTCGATCTCAAATCAATTAAATGAAATTGTTATTAATCAGGATAAAAAGACTTTTACCAATTCAAATGGAAATATTAAAGTCGATGTGGCTAATTCTGTTTACAATACCATTCCAAATCCTGTTGATTTGCTTGCGAAATTGCCAACGATTCAAATAAGTCCCGATCGAGAAAAAATATCAATTGTAGGAAAGGGGAATCCGTTAATCTATATCGATAATCAAAAAGCCGAAATGAATGATTTGAATGCTTTGGCTGTTGCCGATATTAAAACAATTGAAATCATTCAGAATCCATCTTCTAAATATGAAGCTGAAGGTCGGGCTGTGATTTTAATTACTAGAAAATTAAGCAGGAAAGACAGTTTTAGAACTGAAATTTCTGAGGTAGCTTCTTTTAAAAAGAATTATAATAATTACCTGGGGTTTAATTCTAGCTTTAAAAAAAATAAATTGGAGTGGAAAGTCAATTTTAACTACAATCGTCTTAATCCCTGGGAGAATCATAGTATTGATTATCAGATTCCGGAGGCTTCAATCGAGTCTAATTATGATGTTAGCGCTACTACCAAAAGAAATAAATATGTTTTTGGCGGCGGTTTGTTTTATAAAATTAATGACGAGGATTATTTCTCTGTAAATGTGAGCGGAAGATTGCAAAGTGATACTTTTGATATTAATACATTTACATACAATAAAAATCAAAACGAGGTCAACAATGTTTTTACTTTTAGTGAAAATTCCAGCAGTAAGAATTTTGTGAATTCATTTCTGAATTATTCAAAAAAAATAAAGTCTATAAATACAGTTTTGTTTACTGGTTTTCAATATTCTAATTTTAATCAGAATTTATCGAGTCTGGTTGAAAATAACTTTAATGAAACTGAATTTGAACTTTCACAAAATAGAGATCAGAAATTTAATGTTGATGTTTTTTCCGGAAGAATCGATTTAGAAAAAAAGTTTAAAAACGAAATGAATCTGGAATATGGCGGACTTTATTTAATGGCCAACTCTAAATCGGATACTGATATTTTTGATTTTGAAAAAGGTGAAAATACAGGTTTTAATTATGACTTTAAAGAATCAAATTCGGCAGTATATACACAGTTTTCCGGAAAGATTAAAAAAGTTGATTTTTCTGTTGGATTAAGACTTGAAAATACCAAAGCAAAAGGAAAGTTTAAATCAGATTTTCTGCCTTCAATCGATAAAAATTACACCAATTTTTTTCCGAAAGCTCAGTTTACGTTTCCAATAGACAGCACAAAAAGTATTAATGTAAATTATGCTAAAAGTATCATAAGGCCAAATTATTCATCGTTAAGTCAAATTGCGACCTATATAAATCCATATTTTATTTACGGCAGTAATATTAATCTAAACCCAACATTTACCGATGAGATTTCGACGGCTTTTCAGTACCATGATAAATCAGTAAAAATAACTTTTTATCGAAACAGAAATCCGGTTTATGGTGATTTTGTATTTAATGATCAAACTAATGTTCTAACTTTTACTGAGCTTAACTTTGATAAAGAAACTGGTTTTAATATTGATTTTACTTTGCCTTTTACCTATAAATTCTGGACAACAACCAATTCTTTAATCTTTATAAAAAATAAAATTGAAGATGATACGGCATTGTATAATTCCTCTAAGCCGTATTTGTATTATTACTCAAACAATACTTTTAAGCTTCCTAAAGATTTTACATTTGCTTTTTCATTTTGGGGAATGACTAAACAAAAAGAAGGTGTTTTTGAGCGTAGAGCCAATTTTATTTTTGATATGTCTCTTGCAAAATCTTTCGGTAAGAACTGGAACTGTACTTTAAATTATAATGATGTTTTTAAAAATACGATTTATGCCGAAAAATTTACAGTAAGCGGTATAAGCTCAAAATCCAGATATTTGGTAGATGCCAATGAAATTTCGATTGCAATACGTTATACTTTTGGAAAAATAAAAGAAAGCGAATTCAAAGAAAAAAATATTGATGAAAATGAAAGCAGAATTCGATAA